Proteins encoded by one window of Ruminococcaceae bacterium R-25:
- a CDS encoding alanine dehydrogenase, with protein sequence MKIGCVKEIKNNEFRVGLTPDNVKAYVAAGHHVYMEKGAGVGSGFTDNEYIDAGASLIDNAADIWALVDMMVKVKEPLPEEYPLFREGLILYTYLHLAADKEQTDALLDGKVKAVAYETIQEADGSLPCLAPMSQIAGRLSIQEGAKYLEKKFGGEGILLAGVPGTPKANVVILGGGTVGMNACKIAVGMGANVTILDVNLKRLEELDNRFGSHIQTLVSNDSNVERAVKEADLVIGSVLIPGGSTPKLFKRKYLPEMKNGAVFVDVAIDQGGCGESSRVTTHDDPIFVEDGVVHYCVGNMPGSVPRTSTIALTNATLRYGLQIAGSGLEEAVKANKAIALGVNCYDGKIVNKNVAKALDLEYVDLAELI encoded by the coding sequence ATGAAGATCGGATGCGTAAAAGAGATCAAAAACAATGAGTTCCGTGTAGGCCTCACACCCGACAATGTCAAAGCCTATGTCGCAGCAGGACACCATGTTTACATGGAAAAGGGCGCAGGAGTCGGTTCCGGCTTTACGGACAACGAGTACATCGATGCCGGTGCGTCGCTCATCGACAACGCCGCAGACATCTGGGCTCTCGTTGACATGATGGTCAAGGTAAAAGAACCCCTGCCGGAAGAATATCCGCTCTTCAGAGAAGGCCTTATTCTCTATACATATCTCCACCTCGCTGCAGACAAAGAGCAGACAGATGCTCTCCTCGATGGCAAGGTAAAGGCAGTTGCTTATGAGACGATCCAGGAAGCTGACGGATCACTTCCGTGTCTTGCTCCTATGAGCCAGATCGCAGGCCGTCTCTCCATTCAGGAAGGCGCCAAGTATCTCGAAAAGAAGTTCGGCGGTGAAGGAATCCTGCTCGCAGGCGTACCCGGCACACCTAAGGCAAATGTAGTTATCCTGGGCGGCGGTACAGTCGGCATGAATGCGTGCAAGATCGCTGTCGGCATGGGTGCTAATGTTACGATCCTTGACGTCAACCTCAAGAGACTTGAAGAGCTCGACAACAGATTCGGTTCACACATCCAGACATTGGTTTCCAACGATTCCAACGTCGAGAGAGCAGTCAAGGAAGCTGACCTCGTAATCGGTTCCGTACTTATTCCCGGCGGTTCTACACCAAAGCTCTTCAAGCGCAAATATCTTCCCGAGATGAAGAACGGCGCTGTATTCGTAGATGTAGCTATCGACCAGGGCGGATGTGGTGAATCTTCACGCGTCACCACACACGATGATCCGATCTTCGTAGAAGACGGTGTCGTTCACTACTGCGTAGGCAACATGCCCGGTTCAGTTCCGAGAACATCCACTATCGCTCTCACAAACGCTACACTCCGTTACGGTCTCCAGATTGCCGGTTCCGGCCTCGAAGAAGCTGTTAAGGCAAACAAGGCAATCGCCCTGGGCGTTAACTGCTACGACGGCAAGATCGTAAATAAGAATGTTGCCAAGGCATTGGATCTTGAATACGTTGATCTTGCAGAACTCATCTGA
- a CDS encoding diguanylate cyclase (GGDEF)-like protein — MELKDIKKFTLIINGIILVLVFMLAAFFVYCKATFLIWFSIPTALVYVIGYFLIRKDRLEIYTRVVYFWLTLYMCLCTVFLGYRMGFHLYCMSMIPISFYAEFMADKLGKKKLNAFATSGAVAFCYLVSTGYSAANGAVYEVDTTVRDLVWTMNSVITISFMIFYSKLVLSMIGDYEKKLKDVAHKDRLTGLYNRHFMMDEIEKAYKSDKTAFVIMSDIDNFKKINDQYGHNAGDYILVSIANIMREACSDIIVSRWGGEEFLILVSGKEEDQVLAGIEKLRKNIESEDFVFEDRHIKVTITAGVAARTKGQSIDNWISDADNKLYTGKNTGKNKVVF, encoded by the coding sequence TTGGAACTCAAGGACATAAAGAAATTCACGCTCATAATCAACGGCATAATCCTGGTGCTGGTATTTATGCTTGCGGCTTTCTTTGTGTACTGCAAAGCAACGTTCCTGATCTGGTTCAGCATTCCTACCGCGCTGGTCTATGTTATCGGTTACTTCCTGATCAGGAAAGACCGTCTCGAGATCTATACGAGAGTCGTATATTTCTGGCTCACGCTTTATATGTGTTTATGCACGGTCTTTCTGGGATACAGAATGGGATTCCATCTTTACTGCATGTCGATGATCCCGATCAGTTTCTATGCTGAGTTTATGGCTGACAAGCTCGGCAAGAAAAAGCTCAACGCATTCGCAACGAGCGGCGCGGTCGCATTCTGTTATCTTGTCTCCACAGGTTATTCCGCAGCTAACGGTGCGGTATATGAGGTTGATACGACGGTAAGGGACCTTGTCTGGACCATGAATTCCGTCATTACGATCTCGTTCATGATCTTCTATTCAAAACTTGTACTCAGCATGATCGGCGATTACGAAAAGAAACTCAAAGACGTTGCCCACAAAGACAGGCTCACAGGTCTTTATAACCGTCACTTCATGATGGACGAGATCGAAAAGGCCTACAAAAGCGATAAGACCGCTTTTGTCATAATGTCCGACATCGATAACTTCAAAAAGATCAACGATCAGTATGGCCACAATGCAGGTGACTATATTCTCGTAAGCATTGCAAACATCATGAGGGAAGCCTGCAGCGATATAATAGTCTCCCGCTGGGGCGGCGAGGAATTCCTGATACTGGTTTCCGGAAAAGAAGAAGACCAAGTTCTGGCCGGAATAGAAAAACTCAGGAAGAATATAGAATCCGAAGATTTTGTTTTCGAAGACCGGCATATAAAAGTCACCATTACTGCAGGTGTTGCAGCCCGCACAAAAGGACAGTCGATCGATAACTGGATCAGCGATGCTGACAACAAACTTTATACGGGCAAGAATACAGGCAAAAACAAAGTCGTCTTTTAA